In Artemia franciscana unplaced genomic scaffold, ASM3288406v1 PGA_scaffold_171, whole genome shotgun sequence, one DNA window encodes the following:
- the LOC136041377 gene encoding uncharacterized protein LOC136041377, whose translation MELSHSIQVSERKIAIWFQNQRSKLKKNQQTLKPSEKVTINGSTSYQPSTQYVNNFIFPFSVPTNLPAPMTNTIPESVNQVKNCAFDAFSPSSIGFPLTRTSSDQVNQSTHNPYNFLYPSSPPTGISVLTESNTTWMEKNVVIASHQCQWPNSEINLNEQSYFYNNFFPEQPNCSFY comes from the coding sequence ATGGAATTGTCACATTCTATCCAAGTTAGTGAGCGAAAGATAGCAATTTGGTTCCAGAATCAacgatcaaaattaaaaaagaatcaacAGACTTTAAAACCCTCAGAAAAAGTTACTATTAACGGAAGtacatcgtatcaaccaagcaCACAGTATGTCAACAATTTTATATTCCCTTTTTCTGTGCCAACTAATTTACCAGCCCCTATGACAAACACAATCCCCGAGTCAGTGAACCAAGTGAAAAATTGTGCATTTGATGCTTTTAGTCCTTCAAGTATAGGTTTTCCTTTGACAAGAACATCAAGTGACCAAGTAAACCAATCTACTCATAATCCTTACAATTTCTTATATCCATCATCTCCACCCACAGGCATTTCTGTCCTTACGGAAAGCAATACAACTTGGATGGAAAAAAATGTGGTGATTGCAAGCCATCAGTGTCAGTGGCCTAATTctgaaatcaatttaaatgaaCAATCCTATTTCTACAACAATTTCTTTCCCGAGCAGCCCAACTGTAGCTTTTATTAG